One genomic window of Prochlorococcus sp. MIT 0801 includes the following:
- the prmA gene encoding 50S ribosomal protein L11 methyltransferase, which produces MQNSQFSWLRLEQEFSFELEDSFYWLLSNLEIHRFSFEHDPNNNCTKTLFIWLPLSEWSVRQQEALAQSLISLSKTFELELPPCKWIHVKDEDWSLSWKKNWKPDPIGKSILILPAWLDIPEKFLARKIIRLDPGSAFGTGSHPSTRLCIEALDKDPPVGQTIADLGCGSGILSIIALKLGAKSTFSVDTDSLAISATKTNSDLNNFPENKLNFFHGSIEEIEANMPKEKIDLVLCNILAPVIKLMGPSFEKIIGHKGKVILSGLLVQQIKELQEFFLQLGWQVLEIKTKEQWALMVLTPNFS; this is translated from the coding sequence TTGCAAAACTCTCAGTTTTCTTGGTTGAGATTGGAGCAGGAATTTTCTTTTGAACTAGAAGATTCTTTTTATTGGTTGTTGAGCAATTTAGAAATTCATAGATTCTCTTTTGAGCATGATCCAAATAACAACTGCACTAAAACTCTATTTATATGGCTTCCCTTAAGTGAGTGGTCAGTTAGGCAGCAAGAGGCCTTAGCCCAATCACTAATTTCGTTGTCAAAGACTTTTGAATTGGAGTTGCCTCCTTGCAAATGGATTCACGTAAAAGATGAAGATTGGAGCTTAAGTTGGAAAAAGAACTGGAAGCCTGATCCCATAGGAAAATCAATTTTGATTTTACCGGCGTGGTTAGACATTCCTGAAAAATTTTTAGCACGAAAAATTATTCGTTTAGATCCTGGAAGTGCATTTGGAACTGGTAGCCATCCTTCTACACGACTATGCATTGAAGCCTTGGATAAAGATCCTCCAGTAGGTCAAACAATTGCTGATTTAGGTTGTGGAAGCGGAATATTATCCATAATTGCATTGAAATTGGGCGCGAAGAGTACTTTCTCAGTTGATACTGATTCTTTAGCAATTTCAGCTACCAAAACTAACTCTGATTTAAATAATTTTCCTGAAAACAAATTAAATTTTTTTCATGGTTCTATTGAGGAAATTGAGGCGAATATGCCGAAAGAAAAAATTGATTTGGTCCTATGCAATATTCTTGCACCCGTCATAAAATTAATGGGTCCCAGTTTCGAAAAAATCATTGGACATAAAGGTAAAGTGATTTTATCTGGTTTATTAGTTCAGCAAATCAAAGAACTTCAAGAATTCTTTTTACAGCTTGGTTGGCAAGTTCTTGAAATAAAGACAAAGGAACAATGGGCCTTAATGGTTTTGACTCCAAATTTCTCTTGA
- the rnz gene encoding ribonuclease Z, with protein sequence MQVTFLGTSSGVPTLNRNVSAMVLKPPQRSELWLFDCGEGTQHQFIRSNLKFSQIKKIFITHMHGDHIYGLPGLLASIGLSGNSSGIELYGPASLKNFIDSCLYNSSSRLAYSLKFHRVESAATNKEILFEDSELEVKTAPLKHRIPSFAYRVNQKTRPGRFDIEKAKSKGIPPGPVYADLQRGEEVKLEDGRIFSGKEFCGPPRPGVSMVYCTDTVYTESAIEISRKADLLIHESTYSYKETEMAYERGHSTATMAAQIAAKASVDQLILTHLSPRYTPGNQTCPNDLLNEAKAIFPNTQLARDFLQIDINKS encoded by the coding sequence TTGCAAGTCACTTTTCTAGGAACAAGTTCAGGGGTTCCAACTCTAAATAGGAACGTATCAGCAATGGTACTAAAACCTCCACAAAGATCAGAATTGTGGTTGTTCGATTGTGGCGAAGGTACACAGCATCAGTTCATCAGAAGCAATCTCAAGTTTTCTCAAATCAAAAAAATATTTATTACCCATATGCATGGGGATCATATTTATGGTCTGCCTGGACTTCTAGCAAGTATTGGATTATCAGGCAACAGCTCTGGAATTGAGTTGTACGGTCCAGCTTCTCTTAAAAACTTTATTGATTCTTGTTTATACAACAGCTCAAGCAGATTGGCTTACTCTCTCAAATTCCATAGAGTCGAAAGTGCTGCTACTAACAAAGAAATTTTGTTTGAAGATTCTGAGTTAGAAGTCAAAACTGCCCCACTCAAGCATCGAATCCCATCTTTTGCTTACAGAGTGAATCAAAAAACTAGACCAGGTAGATTCGATATAGAAAAAGCGAAGTCAAAAGGAATACCTCCTGGTCCAGTTTATGCAGACCTTCAGAGAGGGGAGGAAGTGAAATTAGAAGATGGTCGCATTTTTTCTGGGAAAGAATTCTGCGGTCCGCCTAGACCTGGTGTAAGCATGGTTTATTGCACAGATACTGTTTATACAGAATCAGCAATTGAGATTTCTAGAAAAGCCGATCTACTAATCCATGAATCAACTTATTCATATAAAGAAACTGAAATGGCATATGAACGCGGACATTCAACTGCAACAATGGCCGCTCAGATTGCTGCAAAAGCGAGTGTTGATCAACTAATTCTTACTCATTTGAGTCCAAGGTATACCCCTGGCAATCAAACATGTCCTAATGATTTGCTTAATGAAGCAAAAGCAATTTTTCCAAATACCCAGTTAGCAAGAGACTTTCTACAAATTGATATAAATAAAAGCTGA
- a CDS encoding EamA family transporter codes for MIGFFAAISAVLFWTFSCSIWRKESENLLPRQINIYKNVLASILFFPVVLTISWLSNMSSIFVLIISGIVGISIGDTLYINALKIIGTRKTLSFEALTPIIATTLGTWSIDEIYPQKVWLGSLIVSFSLLMIVRQNTFQKEEPIGKNILGTLCAFGSVLCAVLAALLSRVILISSTLSPLQTTEIRLLSASIFLFFIFKNDFLCILNNKTLTKENHSNLILSTLLGTNCGILFQQIVFKFLPIGIGWTLLSLSPVCALFISKREGDEINKLTIFYSFLSFVGVAITLI; via the coding sequence ATGATTGGTTTTTTTGCAGCAATTTCAGCGGTATTATTTTGGACATTTTCATGTTCTATCTGGCGCAAAGAATCTGAGAATTTATTACCAAGGCAAATAAATATTTATAAAAATGTCCTTGCCTCAATATTATTTTTCCCAGTGGTATTAACTATAAGTTGGCTGTCAAATATGAGTTCTATCTTTGTTCTGATAATAAGTGGAATAGTCGGTATTTCTATCGGTGATACTTTATACATAAATGCTTTGAAAATAATAGGAACTCGAAAAACTCTTTCATTCGAAGCTTTGACTCCAATAATTGCAACTACATTAGGAACATGGAGCATTGATGAGATATATCCTCAAAAAGTATGGCTAGGATCTTTGATTGTTTCTTTCTCTTTATTAATGATTGTACGCCAGAATACATTTCAAAAAGAAGAGCCTATAGGAAAAAATATTCTTGGTACTCTCTGTGCATTTGGATCGGTCCTTTGTGCTGTTTTGGCAGCTTTATTGTCAAGGGTGATTTTAATTAGCTCTACATTATCCCCTTTACAAACAACTGAAATCAGACTTTTATCAGCATCAATATTTTTATTTTTTATTTTTAAAAATGATTTTCTTTGTATTCTTAATAATAAAACACTAACTAAAGAAAATCATTCAAATTTAATTTTATCAACCTTACTTGGCACTAATTGTGGAATATTGTTTCAACAGATAGTTTTTAAATTTTTACCTATTGGGATTGGTTGGACTTTGCTAAGTCTTTCACCTGTCTGCGCACTTTTTATTTCAAAGAGAGAGGGAGATGAAATAAATAAATTAACAATTTTTTATTCTTTTTTATCTTTTGTTGGAGTTGCTATTACTTTAATTTAG
- the murD gene encoding UDP-N-acetylmuramoyl-L-alanine--D-glutamate ligase, whose translation MSKQEKSNQIHIVLGLGCSGISAAKLLKSEGKNVLVLESNSNEKLLNISKKLKSEGINVILLDEPLHINNFIPWIESVCSITVSPGIDWEHIALKELRYKDIKIQGEVELAWERLKHIPSIGITGTNGKTTVTNMLNHVLKLNNLRTDMGGNIGKALSKIALESIKNNDQELNWLVLELSSYQIESSPKVAPNIGIWTTFTPDHLERHNNIENYFKIKRSLLEKSSIRIYNSDDKYLSSKRKELPKGIWVGTKQQSFYSQYQKFWIDQKGYIFEDKKKLFHSSILKIPGEHNLQNLLLVIAAAREVGLDHLSIAKSIDSFKSIPHRLEYLGKIKNLSVYNDSKATNFDSSLTGLKSIPHPIVLLAGGIQKKGDYLPWVKQIKRSTNGIVLFGLSANNLKEKLLKFSYIGEIIVKQNLEEATIASIEMARKTNSKSILLSPACASFDQYKNYEERGDHFKNLLKKYTPIQMI comes from the coding sequence TTGTCAAAACAAGAAAAATCAAATCAAATACATATCGTACTTGGACTAGGCTGCTCTGGAATAAGTGCCGCAAAACTACTTAAATCAGAAGGAAAAAACGTTTTAGTTTTAGAGAGTAATTCAAATGAAAAACTATTAAATATATCCAAAAAATTAAAATCAGAAGGAATCAACGTTATTTTACTTGACGAACCACTTCATATTAATAATTTTATCCCCTGGATAGAAAGTGTTTGTTCTATTACTGTAAGTCCAGGAATAGATTGGGAGCATATAGCGCTGAAAGAATTAAGATATAAGGATATCAAAATCCAGGGAGAAGTAGAATTAGCCTGGGAAAGATTAAAGCATATCCCGTCTATCGGAATAACTGGAACTAATGGAAAAACTACCGTCACAAACATGCTTAACCATGTTCTTAAATTAAATAATTTAAGAACTGATATGGGAGGAAATATTGGGAAAGCATTATCCAAAATTGCTTTAGAAAGTATAAAGAATAATGACCAAGAGTTAAACTGGCTAGTACTAGAATTAAGTAGTTATCAAATTGAAAGTTCACCAAAAGTAGCCCCTAACATAGGTATATGGACAACATTTACCCCTGATCATTTAGAAAGACATAATAATATAGAAAATTATTTCAAAATAAAGCGTAGTTTACTTGAGAAATCATCAATTCGGATTTATAATTCTGATGATAAATATTTGTCCAGCAAAAGAAAAGAATTACCTAAAGGTATATGGGTTGGAACAAAACAACAATCCTTCTACTCTCAATATCAAAAATTCTGGATCGATCAAAAAGGTTATATTTTTGAAGACAAAAAGAAACTATTTCATAGTTCTATACTCAAGATACCAGGCGAACATAATCTACAAAACCTATTGCTTGTAATAGCTGCGGCAAGAGAAGTAGGGCTTGATCATTTATCAATAGCCAAATCAATAGATTCATTTAAATCAATCCCTCATAGATTGGAGTATTTAGGAAAGATAAAAAATTTAAGTGTTTATAACGACAGCAAAGCCACTAATTTCGACTCTTCACTAACTGGTCTAAAATCTATTCCTCATCCAATAGTTTTACTAGCTGGTGGGATACAAAAGAAAGGAGATTATCTGCCATGGGTGAAACAAATAAAGCGATCTACCAATGGGATAGTTTTATTTGGACTTAGTGCAAATAATTTGAAAGAAAAATTATTAAAGTTTTCTTATATAGGAGAAATAATTGTCAAACAAAATCTAGAAGAAGCGACAATAGCATCTATAGAGATGGCAAGGAAAACCAACTCAAAAAGCATACTATTATCACCAGCCTGTGCAAGTTTTGATCAATATAAAAACTACGAAGAAAGAGGGGATCATTTCAAAAATCTACTTAAAAAGTATACACCTATCCAAATGATCTGA
- a CDS encoding DoxX family protein, which yields MNFEQTKNLIGRILISAIFIYAIPGKIINFERTVEIISNKNIPPILAPFLLFSAIICLIFGSILFISGFKQRFGAYLLLIFIVPTTFIFHFYPFQIKAVLMNAGLIGGLILGSNNIKGNSLKELFNNQTNKYN from the coding sequence ATGAACTTTGAACAAACAAAAAATTTAATAGGAAGAATCCTAATTTCAGCTATATTTATTTATGCAATTCCAGGTAAAATAATAAATTTCGAACGAACTGTTGAAATTATATCAAATAAAAATATACCTCCAATATTAGCTCCTTTTTTATTATTTTCAGCTATCATTTGCTTGATTTTTGGTTCAATACTTTTCATCTCAGGATTCAAGCAAAGATTCGGTGCATATCTTCTGCTTATATTTATAGTTCCAACAACTTTTATTTTTCATTTTTATCCTTTTCAAATAAAAGCTGTATTAATGAATGCTGGGCTAATTGGAGGTTTAATACTTGGGTCAAACAATATAAAAGGTAATTCACTCAAAGAACTTTTTAATAACCAGACAAATAAATATAATTAA
- a CDS encoding high light inducible protein codes for MQPSNKTILERSIGRPAMMAFVLLTGIYLTTGQLIPGVV; via the coding sequence ATGCAACCTTCTAACAAAACAATTCTTGAAAGAAGTATCGGAAGGCCAGCAATGATGGCTTTCGTACTTCTAACAGGTATCTATCTAACAACTGGCCAACTAATTCCCGGAGTTGTGTAA
- a CDS encoding 2Fe-2S iron-sulfur cluster-binding protein, with product MTSFKITFINELSGLKEIIEIPDDKYILDAACEQNIELPCSCRSGACSTCVAKLEKGEVDQQDQSFLDDDQIKKGYVLICVAYPTSDCTIRTHAEDEIY from the coding sequence ATGACATCTTTTAAGATCACTTTTATTAATGAGTTAAGTGGTCTTAAAGAAATTATTGAGATACCAGATGATAAATATATTCTTGATGCTGCATGTGAACAAAATATTGAGCTTCCTTGCTCCTGTCGATCGGGAGCTTGTTCAACTTGTGTTGCTAAATTAGAAAAAGGAGAGGTAGACCAACAGGATCAAAGTTTTTTGGATGATGATCAGATTAAAAAAGGTTATGTTTTGATTTGTGTGGCATATCCGACTTCAGATTGCACGATTAGGACCCATGCAGAAGACGAAATATATTGA
- a CDS encoding pentapeptide repeat-containing protein, whose amino-acid sequence MNSFISSLKRSFTRLFVLIPVLASLIISPLSVSALYPSDPSSVESLDTSLAGKDLQNTEYVKYDLSGKDLGGANFTGAYFSVSTLKDSDLTGANMTNVIAYATRFDNANLTNVNLTGAELLKSVFDGVTIDGADFTDAVLDRSQQKKLCEVATGSTAESLGCSTTAAGYVPATKGQGFNPGT is encoded by the coding sequence ATGAATTCTTTTATTTCTTCCCTGAAAAGGTCCTTTACAAGACTATTTGTCTTGATACCTGTGCTTGCAAGTCTCATTATTAGTCCTCTTTCTGTAAGTGCCTTGTATCCCAGCGATCCTTCTTCAGTGGAGAGCTTAGATACAAGCTTGGCTGGTAAGGACTTGCAAAATACAGAGTATGTAAAATACGACTTATCAGGAAAAGATCTTGGTGGGGCGAATTTCACTGGGGCTTATTTCAGTGTCTCAACTTTGAAGGACTCTGATCTAACAGGAGCAAACATGACCAATGTTATTGCTTATGCTACAAGGTTTGATAATGCGAACCTAACAAACGTAAATCTTACGGGTGCAGAGTTGCTTAAGAGTGTTTTTGATGGTGTAACCATTGATGGTGCTGACTTTACTGATGCTGTATTAGATAGAAGTCAACAGAAAAAACTCTGCGAAGTAGCGACTGGTAGCACAGCCGAAAGTCTTGGTTGTAGTACTACAGCTGCTGGATACGTGCCTGCGACCAAAGGTCAAGGTTTCAACCCAGGTACTTAA
- a CDS encoding GAF domain-containing protein has protein sequence MGFGAPKISNEEERLRALAEYRILGTQPEQCYDDITKIASLTCGTPISLMSLVDTDTQWFKSMCGFETKETSRDVSFCAHAIASSEPLIVEDALLDERFKSNPLVVEEPKIRLYAGFPLQTPNDQRIGTLCVIDRKPGHLSDQQHQVMEALSRQVVTLLELRKRSIRLLDALTHMHNTEGILTTCSYCKEVRDSDGEWQHLEKYLSKIADVRFSHGICDLCMEKHFPDVLEVWSEDKLNLNSKKNKPECKKSN, from the coding sequence TTGGGTTTTGGCGCCCCAAAAATAAGTAATGAAGAAGAGCGTTTAAGAGCTCTTGCTGAGTATAGGATTTTAGGTACTCAGCCTGAGCAATGCTACGACGACATAACGAAAATTGCTTCTTTAACTTGTGGAACTCCTATCTCATTGATGAGCTTGGTTGATACAGATACGCAATGGTTTAAATCAATGTGTGGATTTGAGACGAAAGAAACATCAAGGGACGTTTCTTTTTGTGCTCATGCAATTGCTAGTTCAGAACCATTGATTGTTGAGGATGCTCTATTAGACGAGCGATTCAAGTCAAACCCTTTGGTGGTTGAGGAACCAAAAATTCGTTTATATGCTGGTTTTCCATTGCAAACCCCAAATGATCAGCGAATAGGAACTCTCTGTGTGATTGATAGAAAGCCTGGACATTTGTCTGACCAACAGCATCAAGTTATGGAGGCATTATCTAGGCAGGTTGTAACTTTGTTGGAACTTCGTAAAAGATCTATTCGTCTTCTTGATGCTCTTACTCATATGCATAATACGGAAGGTATTTTAACGACATGTTCATATTGCAAAGAGGTAAGGGATTCGGATGGTGAGTGGCAGCATCTAGAAAAATACCTATCGAAGATCGCAGATGTTCGTTTTAGTCATGGGATTTGCGATTTATGTATGGAGAAGCACTTCCCAGATGTATTAGAGGTCTGGAGTGAGGACAAACTTAATTTAAATAGTAAAAAAAACAAGCCAGAATGCAAGAAAAGTAATTAG
- a CDS encoding photosystem II S4 domain protein, protein MHLPKEKILFKSPFRKELEILLHFAEKALSDRVATWSPFLSAQLIEEVKNKFNNLNDINLLFEGGFPRAERKRICFLRSEEEMNYPSINIPIKGLYIKGNFLFDRAKQNDFRDVLYELHAQADEIGDIWLIRDRGAQAICSEKCADSINQKNGRLREVEISIHALDLNEMEIPFNRPEKVINTVEASTRIDAIASAGFGLSRSKITTQIKQGCLRLNWALNDQPSKSVNIGDLIHLEKKGSLKILNIDKTKKERWRIKLLRQ, encoded by the coding sequence ATGCATCTTCCAAAAGAAAAGATCCTATTTAAAAGTCCTTTTCGCAAAGAGTTAGAGATATTGCTTCATTTTGCAGAGAAGGCTCTAAGCGACAGAGTAGCGACATGGTCCCCTTTTTTATCAGCACAATTAATAGAGGAAGTTAAAAATAAATTTAATAACTTGAATGATATAAATCTTCTTTTTGAGGGAGGATTCCCAAGAGCAGAACGTAAAAGAATATGTTTCCTAAGATCTGAAGAAGAAATGAACTATCCCTCTATCAATATCCCCATAAAAGGTCTTTATATAAAAGGCAATTTCCTGTTTGACAGAGCCAAACAAAATGATTTTAGAGATGTCTTATATGAACTTCATGCACAAGCAGATGAAATTGGAGACATTTGGTTAATAAGAGACAGAGGAGCTCAAGCTATTTGCTCGGAAAAATGTGCTGATTCAATAAATCAAAAGAATGGAAGGCTAAGAGAAGTTGAAATATCAATCCACGCATTAGATTTAAATGAGATGGAGATCCCATTCAATAGACCAGAGAAAGTAATCAATACGGTTGAGGCCTCTACAAGGATTGATGCAATAGCCTCTGCAGGCTTTGGGCTCTCAAGATCAAAAATAACTACACAAATCAAGCAAGGGTGTTTGCGACTTAACTGGGCTTTGAATGATCAGCCCAGCAAATCGGTAAATATTGGAGACCTTATTCATTTAGAGAAAAAAGGTTCGCTTAAAATTTTAAATATTGATAAAACAAAAAAAGAGCGCTGGAGAATCAAATTACTAAGGCAGTAA
- a CDS encoding SpoIID/LytB domain-containing protein: MSASPKAKSGWSIIFVAIFFISPIKAIAAKEPIIRVLISNENKARFRADSVENIFVKGISSNHRRIKSFNLVYSNNKVKYSINNDLNSWFELPNNFNLIIRNSDKRGIWLNNRRYAGELRVSLNDKKLNIINYLKLEKYLKSVVGSEMPKDFPLAALQAQAIAARTYALKLLDKNKLFDLHSTQASQVYLGLESETVKINRAVRSTDSLVLFYKDQLIDAVFHSSSGGRTESSGQVWKYQFPYLKSVIDYDHNSSKYRWSNKFTSAELEKIFPNLGGINSIHIIDRSNTGRVLKIRLYGTNRNQIISGKDLRKKLQLLSTKFEFDLIFDPSNLDNKLNYENKLVNDSALQPLPPIPEEYFLLVRGFGAGHGVGMSQWGAKAMAERGSSFRKILKHYYTGVQIKNY, encoded by the coding sequence TTGAGCGCATCACCTAAAGCAAAATCTGGATGGTCAATAATCTTTGTAGCTATATTTTTCATCTCTCCAATAAAGGCAATTGCGGCGAAAGAACCAATAATTCGTGTTTTGATAAGTAATGAAAATAAGGCAAGATTTAGAGCAGATAGTGTAGAAAATATTTTTGTTAAAGGTATCTCTTCTAATCATAGAAGAATTAAATCATTCAATTTAGTCTATAGCAATAATAAAGTTAAATATTCAATTAATAATGACTTGAATTCATGGTTTGAATTGCCAAATAATTTTAATTTAATTATTAGAAATAGTGATAAAAGAGGGATTTGGTTGAATAATAGAAGATATGCCGGTGAATTAAGAGTTTCATTGAATGATAAGAAGTTAAATATAATAAATTATTTAAAATTAGAGAAGTATTTGAAAAGTGTTGTTGGTAGTGAAATGCCAAAAGATTTTCCTCTTGCAGCTCTTCAAGCTCAAGCTATTGCAGCTAGGACTTATGCCTTAAAACTTTTAGATAAAAATAAATTATTTGATCTTCATTCAACACAAGCTAGTCAAGTTTACTTAGGTCTTGAATCGGAAACTGTAAAAATTAATAGGGCAGTGAGAAGTACAGACTCACTTGTTCTGTTTTATAAGGATCAGCTGATTGATGCTGTTTTTCATAGTAGTTCTGGTGGTAGAACTGAGAGTAGTGGTCAAGTTTGGAAGTATCAATTCCCTTATTTGAAAAGTGTTATTGACTATGATCATAATAGTAGTAAATATAGATGGTCGAATAAATTTACGTCTGCAGAATTGGAAAAGATATTTCCGAACTTAGGCGGAATAAATAGTATTCATATAATTGATAGAAGTAATACTGGTAGAGTCTTAAAAATCAGACTTTACGGGACGAATCGAAATCAGATTATTTCTGGAAAAGATTTAAGAAAAAAGTTGCAATTACTTAGTACTAAATTTGAGTTTGATTTGATATTTGATCCAAGTAATCTAGATAATAAATTGAATTACGAGAATAAACTAGTTAACGATTCTGCACTTCAACCTCTGCCCCCAATTCCAGAAGAATATTTTCTATTAGTTAGAGGTTTTGGGGCTGGGCATGGAGTGGGGATGAGTCAGTGGGGCGCAAAAGCTATGGCTGAAAGAGGTTCCAGTTTTCGTAAAATTCTAAAACATTATTATACTGGAGTACAAATAAAAAACTATTAG
- a CDS encoding OsmC family protein, whose translation MHTEAKHSLSGSVIHTDAPKDHDGEGKDFAPTDLLASSLGTCVITIMAIEAKRRGWKLGNIKIDVYKTMTSEGPRKIKTLVLEIFMPSDLDSQKYKILQNAAKDCPVKLNLECSIDIKLNWHYTNI comes from the coding sequence TTGCACACTGAGGCAAAACATTCTCTTTCAGGGAGTGTCATTCATACCGATGCACCTAAAGACCATGATGGGGAAGGAAAAGATTTTGCTCCAACTGATTTATTAGCCTCTTCTTTGGGGACTTGCGTAATAACAATTATGGCTATAGAGGCAAAACGTAGAGGATGGAAACTTGGTAATATTAAAATTGATGTTTATAAGACAATGACTTCAGAGGGGCCTAGGAAAATAAAGACTCTAGTATTAGAAATTTTTATGCCATCTGATTTGGATTCTCAAAAATATAAAATACTTCAAAATGCAGCTAAGGATTGTCCTGTGAAGCTTAATCTTGAATGCTCTATCGATATTAAGTTGAATTGGCACTATACAAATATTTAA
- a CDS encoding high light inducible protein, whose protein sequence is MSTQKNNTRNIDPEKVTAERLNGYAALFGCIALVGAYATTGQIIPGFV, encoded by the coding sequence ATGTCTACTCAAAAGAACAATACAAGAAACATTGATCCTGAAAAGGTAACCGCAGAAAGGCTTAACGGCTATGCAGCATTATTTGGTTGTATTGCTTTAGTTGGAGCATATGCGACCACAGGTCAAATCATACCTGGTTTTGTGTAA
- the serA gene encoding phosphoglycerate dehydrogenase, whose translation MTKVLVSDPIDQAGIDILTQVAQVDQKVGLSADQLKNIIGDYDGLMIRSGTQVTSDVISEAKKLRIIGRAGVGVDNVDVPTATRKGVLVVNSPGGNTIAAAEHALAMILALSRNIPQAHASMFSGGWDRKKYVGNELYKKTLGVVGLGKIGSHVAKVANAMGMEIIGFDPFVSTERAQQMQVRLSDIEELFKESDYVTLHLPRTPETENLVDIKLLRKMKPTARLVNCARGGIINENDLANALAENVIQGAAIDVYAKEPLAEDSPLRAVKKGLVLTPHLGASTVEAQQNVAIDVAEQIRDVLLGLPARSAVNIPGLSAEIMDSLKPHLKLAETLGLLVSQISGGQIQKLEVRLQGEFAQHPSQPLVIATLKGLLTNALGDKINYVNASLEAKGRGIDVVEIKDELSPEFARGSLQLDSFSDKGAHSVSGTVFGDGDLGITSIDEYPINFVPSRHMLFTRHRDMPGIIGQIGSLLGKYNVNIASMQVGRRIVRGEAVMVLSIDDPIPSELLGSILSMQGINEAHSVTL comes from the coding sequence ATGACGAAAGTTCTTGTTTCTGATCCCATTGATCAAGCAGGTATAGATATTCTTACTCAGGTTGCTCAGGTTGACCAAAAAGTAGGTCTTTCAGCAGATCAGTTGAAGAATATTATTGGTGATTATGACGGATTAATGATCCGTTCCGGAACCCAAGTCACATCAGATGTTATATCTGAGGCTAAGAAATTAAGAATCATTGGTAGAGCTGGAGTTGGTGTGGATAATGTTGATGTGCCAACTGCTACGAGAAAGGGTGTCTTAGTCGTTAATTCTCCAGGTGGAAATACGATTGCAGCAGCTGAGCATGCTTTAGCAATGATTCTTGCATTATCTAGAAATATTCCCCAAGCGCACGCAAGTATGTTCTCTGGAGGTTGGGATCGAAAAAAATACGTAGGAAATGAGCTTTATAAGAAAACCTTAGGAGTCGTTGGACTTGGCAAGATTGGATCTCATGTCGCAAAGGTTGCAAATGCAATGGGTATGGAAATCATTGGATTTGATCCTTTTGTTTCTACTGAAAGAGCTCAGCAAATGCAGGTTAGATTAAGCGATATTGAAGAGTTGTTTAAAGAATCTGATTATGTAACCCTTCATCTTCCAAGGACACCTGAAACAGAGAATTTAGTTGATATTAAGCTTCTAAGAAAAATGAAACCAACGGCAAGATTGGTGAACTGTGCAAGGGGTGGCATTATTAATGAAAATGATTTAGCTAATGCATTAGCCGAAAATGTTATTCAAGGTGCTGCAATCGATGTATACGCAAAAGAACCTTTAGCTGAGGACTCCCCTTTACGCGCTGTAAAAAAAGGCTTGGTACTTACTCCTCATCTAGGCGCTTCAACTGTTGAGGCGCAGCAAAATGTAGCAATTGATGTTGCAGAACAAATTAGAGATGTCCTTTTAGGCTTGCCTGCACGCAGTGCTGTAAATATTCCTGGTCTTAGCGCAGAGATAATGGATAGTCTTAAACCACATTTAAAACTTGCGGAGACATTAGGATTATTGGTTAGTCAAATTTCAGGGGGACAGATTCAAAAATTAGAAGTACGTCTGCAAGGGGAATTCGCTCAACATCCATCTCAACCTCTAGTTATTGCAACTTTGAAGGGATTACTCACCAATGCATTGGGCGATAAAATTAATTATGTAAACGCTTCATTGGAAGCTAAAGGACGTGGTATTGATGTGGTGGAAATTAAGGATGAGTTGAGCCCAGAGTTTGCTCGAGGCTCTTTGCAGTTGGATAGTTTTAGTGATAAAGGTGCTCACAGTGTTTCTGGTACTGTTTTTGGTGATGGAGATCTGGGTATTACAAGTATTGATGAGTACCCGATAAATTTTGTGCCAAGTAGACATATGCTTTTTACAAGACATAGGGACATGCCTGGAATCATTGGTCAGATAGGTTCACTTCTTGGAAAATACAATGTGAATATTGCCTCAATGCAAGTAGGAAGAAGGATTGTAAGAGGTGAGGCCGTTATGGTTTTAAGTATTGATGACCCTATCCCCTCTGAGTTGTTGGGCTCAATTCTTTCAATGCAAGGAATAAATGAAGCTCATTCTGTGACTCTATAA